gaagGCTGCTACTTTCAGAAGGCATTGGTTGAACCTCCTTGTTAACGATGCTCCAGCATCGAATGTTACCTTCGACTGGAAGGGTGCTTTCGGAGTTGCAGAGTCGCAGGGTTGTCCCAGTCAATTGCAGAGAGTTTCGACCTGTAGTTTCCAATCAAGTACTAGTAATTAGGATAATGCAATCTGTATGAAGTAATATTTTTCACTACCACAGAGATGTAGTAGTATTTGTGTTGTTAATAAACTGAATGTTACTTTCATGAGTTTAATAATAAAAAGATGATTCAAAGTATTCATATTTGTCATTTAATTTTCACAAATTTCGAGTCTGGATTCTCTTTAGATAAGCTGCATGTCATAACCAAAAACTAAAAGTTGACCTCATGCTGAACTCAACCTCTCAGAGGTACGAGGATCCTCGCGGTGCTTCTCTGCAAACCATCTCATAATTGTTCTCCCTTCAACTTTGTAAAGATCCATTTCTGAAGGAGATACGGCGTCACAATCGTTGGTGTTAACACTCAAAACCATTAAGGTTTTAGCTACAAGTGTAGAAAGACGAACCATACCTTCAATATCTGACCAAACCCTTAACCTAGAACTATTATTGAAATCAACAATGACAACAAATTCAGAATGAACCAGAGATGGGTGATGGCGGTAGGCCACAAAATCTGCACCATACTGTAACCCAGATCTTACTACCCAGTTTTTCTTTCGGAGATGAGAATACGCAATGTAGAACTCAGGAAATGCTCTTCTCTTTGACTTCATGTATTGCCATACATCATTACTGGACACCAAACACTTATTTTCATCCCTAATCCGAACGCATTCAAGAGAATAGCACAAATAAAAAGCTTCCTCAAAGCTTAGCTCATACCATTGTTTATCTTCATCTGCGGAAATTAAAAGCTTCCTCAAAGCTTCCTCGGAGCTTATAGGTTGTCCGAAACAAGAACGCTCCAGCAGTTCAATTTGTTCAACATCAACTGAGAGAAGCACAGCAGAATTTAAGAGAAACCCCTGTGTTTCCAATTTAAGAAGAGAGGATTGAAGCTGTTCAACTATTTTTGACATAGGATCAGCAAGAGCTTTAGCTTCTGCACTCTTCTTTCCCTTCCATCTTGGTCCCGTTCTCCCTTCAATCAGCACGAATAAAACCAACTAAAGTTAGCACACTGGTACAGTGGTACTGCAATGGGTATCGTACCACGAAGTGGTCAGACAAGTAAGCTAACAATACTAATGTTTTGGAAGACAAAGATAAAAGAAGCTTGTGAGCAAAAATTATAATCCTTATTTCACTTAATGATAGTGACAATATAAGTGCAGAAGTGGGAAGTTGTGAATCTTCAGCATTCTCATTAACAAGATTCTTCAatacaaatcaaaaaataaaagaacaatGAAAACTAAATTGACTAATTAAAAACGATCATCAGACAGTTAAGAACCACCTAGGCTGAACAAGACTCTAACCTCTTTCATACC
This is a stretch of genomic DNA from Papaver somniferum cultivar HN1 chromosome 1, ASM357369v1, whole genome shotgun sequence. It encodes these proteins:
- the LOC113329158 gene encoding tRNA-splicing endonuclease subunit Sen2-2 isoform X2, with translation MNINNGRTGPRWKGKKSAEAKALADPMSKIVEQLQSSLLKLETQGFLLNSAVLLSVDVEQIELLERSCFGQPISSEEALRKLLISADEDKQWYELSFEEAFYLCYSLECVRIRDENKCLVSSNDVWQYMKSKRRAFPEFYIAYSHLRKKNWVVRSGLQYGADFVAYRHHPSLVHSEFVVIVDFNNSSRLRVWSDIEGMVRLSTLVAKTLMVLSVNTNDCDAVSPSEMDLYKVEGRTIMRWFAEKHREDPRTSERLSSA